From the Leptospira sp. WS60.C2 genome, one window contains:
- a CDS encoding RluA family pseudouridine synthase codes for MQIFVTVSEDYDQSRLDVFLKDNAGDDLSRSTVQKWIDSGFVTNKTKDQVVHKNGYKVTLGEEYVVDVIARPPSRLEPIPMDIPVLYDEEEFMVIHKKAGIACHSGPGDDSPSLVNGLLHQFKNLSGTGGERRPGIVHRLDKPTEGVLIIAKTDRAHAALSKLFQDRLVEKTYYSWVLQAPVEAEGTINLPIGRHPVERVKMCVREDGRMAITHYRTEKIVQTQTGRKFSLMKLGLETGRTHQIRVHMSKIGCPVVGDSLYSRSAKDYTQYGLLLFAKKLDFPHPFLPDKRIVVELEFPERFKIFERKCPSY; via the coding sequence TTGTAACTGTTTCCGAAGATTATGACCAAAGTCGCTTAGACGTTTTCCTAAAAGACAACGCAGGAGACGATCTTAGCCGTTCTACCGTTCAAAAATGGATCGATTCTGGCTTTGTAACCAACAAAACAAAGGACCAAGTTGTCCATAAAAACGGCTATAAGGTGACCTTGGGAGAAGAGTATGTGGTGGATGTCATCGCAAGACCACCTTCTCGTTTGGAACCCATCCCGATGGATATCCCTGTTTTGTATGACGAAGAAGAGTTTATGGTAATCCATAAAAAAGCGGGGATCGCTTGCCACAGTGGGCCTGGGGATGATTCGCCTTCTCTTGTGAATGGACTCCTCCATCAGTTTAAGAACTTATCTGGCACTGGTGGTGAACGCCGTCCAGGAATCGTACATCGGTTGGACAAACCCACAGAAGGGGTTCTCATCATTGCTAAAACCGACAGAGCGCATGCCGCTTTGTCGAAACTCTTCCAAGATCGTCTTGTGGAGAAAACGTACTATTCTTGGGTGTTACAAGCACCCGTGGAAGCAGAAGGAACGATCAACCTTCCCATTGGTCGTCACCCAGTAGAACGAGTCAAGATGTGTGTCAGGGAAGATGGACGAATGGCCATCACCCATTACAGAACAGAAAAAATTGTGCAAACGCAAACTGGCAGAAAGTTTAGTTTGATGAAACTAGGACTTGAGACAGGTCGTACCCATCAAATCCGTGTTCACATGTCTAAAATTGGATGCCCAGTGGTTGGGGACAGTTTGTACTCGAGATCAGCAAAAGACTACACACAGTATGGACTTCTTCTCTTTGCCAAAAAATTAGATTTCCCTCATCCCTTTTTACCAGACAAACGCATCGTAGTGGAACTTGAGTTTCCCGAACGATTCAAGATCTTTGAACGCAAATGCCCTAGTTACTAA
- a CDS encoding TerC family protein has translation MELLSDPSLWLALLTLTALEIVLGIDNIIFISILSSRLPKTKQKQARQIGLFLAMGTRILLLFSLSFIMKLTTPLFTILEQAISGRDLILISGGLFLIAKSTTEIHHKLEGDSTTSEDSKKQISFAQVILQILILDVVFSLDSVITAVGMTDKLGVMITAVVLSVGFMLLSSGSISDFVDKHPTIKILALSFLILIGVALLGEGLELHIPKGYIYFAMCFSVIVEFLNMKLRTKSTKPTPLRGKPL, from the coding sequence ATAGAACTCCTTTCCGATCCCTCCCTTTGGCTAGCACTCCTCACCTTAACGGCATTGGAAATTGTGTTAGGCATCGACAATATCATTTTTATTTCGATCCTATCCTCACGATTGCCTAAAACCAAACAAAAACAAGCGAGGCAAATTGGATTGTTCTTAGCAATGGGAACTCGTATTTTATTACTCTTTTCCCTATCCTTCATTATGAAGCTCACAACACCACTATTCACAATTTTAGAACAAGCAATCAGCGGAAGAGATCTCATCTTGATCTCAGGTGGTCTTTTTCTCATCGCAAAATCCACAACAGAAATCCATCACAAACTGGAAGGTGATTCCACAACGAGCGAAGATTCAAAGAAACAAATTTCTTTTGCCCAAGTCATCTTACAAATTTTAATCTTGGATGTTGTGTTCTCGTTGGATTCTGTGATCACTGCTGTGGGGATGACAGACAAACTTGGTGTTATGATTACCGCTGTGGTTTTATCGGTTGGGTTTATGTTATTATCCAGTGGTAGTATATCTGATTTTGTCGATAAACACCCAACCATCAAAATACTCGCACTAAGTTTTTTAATCCTCATCGGTGTGGCACTCTTGGGAGAAGGATTAGAACTTCACATTCCGAAAGGATATATTTACTTTGCGATGTGTTTTTCTGTCATTGTTGAGTTTTTGAATATGAAACTTCGCACGAAAAGTACAAAACCAACTCCGCTCAGAGGAAAACCTCTATGA
- a CDS encoding DUF1569 domain-containing protein, translated as MNRKEFIKRTAMTVGFAQLPLLGQSNDGKEIENQSKDGNVSPWLEVEELKDYKVLVSKLLTKPSDLRLEGNWSFGKVLSHCAQSIEFSLSGYPEMKSSLFRGSVGKIAFSVFAFKNKMNHGLEEPIPGAQDIDNQTEMKVGAKRLLYAIELFSKAEETSLRPHFAYGELTKEEYDLAHTLHIKNHMERLLH; from the coding sequence ATGAATCGAAAAGAATTCATCAAACGTACTGCCATGACCGTCGGATTCGCACAACTTCCGTTACTTGGTCAATCAAATGACGGAAAAGAGATCGAAAACCAATCAAAGGATGGAAATGTTTCCCCTTGGCTGGAAGTAGAAGAACTAAAAGACTACAAAGTTTTAGTCTCCAAATTGCTTACAAAACCAAGTGACTTACGTTTAGAGGGTAATTGGTCCTTTGGAAAAGTTTTGTCTCATTGTGCACAAAGTATCGAATTCTCGCTTTCTGGGTATCCAGAGATGAAATCGTCTCTCTTTCGTGGTTCCGTAGGTAAAATTGCGTTTTCGGTTTTTGCGTTTAAAAACAAAATGAACCACGGTTTAGAAGAACCAATTCCAGGCGCACAGGATATCGACAATCAAACAGAAATGAAAGTGGGCGCCAAACGTCTTTTATACGCGATAGAACTGTTCTCAAAAGCGGAAGAAACCTCCCTACGCCCCCATTTTGCCTATGGAGAATTGACAAAAGAAGAATATGATTTGGCACACACTCTCCATATCAAAAATCACATGGAGCGCCTGTTACACTAA